ACCGGCTCGACCGGGTGCTCGGCGGGATACCGCGGATTCCGACCGGCGCCGGTCACGACGCGGGAGTGCTCGCCGGCTTCGTGCCTTCGGCGATGATTTTCGTACGCAATCCCGAAGGCGTCTCGCACGCACCCGCCGAGACCGCCAGCGACGCGGACATCTCCCGGGGTGTCACGGCGCTGGCCGCCTGCCTGGCCGATCTCACGTGAGGATCTTCGCCCGGCGGCTCGTGCTGCCCGGAGCCGTCCGGGAGAACGTGCTCCTGCAGGACGGCGCGGTCCACGACGCCACCCCCGGCACACGTGCCGACCTGCGGCTGGGCACCGTGGTCCCGGCGTTCGCGAACACCCACTCACACGCCTTCCACCGGCTGCTGCGCGGGCGCACCAACGCCGGCGGCGGCGACTTCTGGGAGTGGCGGCAGCGGATGTACGCCGTCGCCCAGTCCCTCGACCCGGACCTGATGTTCGAGGTGGCGCTGCTGGTCTACGGCGAGATGGTGGCTGCCGGTTACGCCTCGGTCTGCGAGTTCCACTACCTGCACCACACCCCGTCCGGCCGGCCCTACCCGCGGCACGAGATGGAGCTGGCGCTGGCCGCGGCCGCCACCGAGGCCGGCATCCGGCTCACCCTGCTGGACACGCTCTACCTGCACGGCGGGTTCGGGCAGCCGCTGCACGACCACCAGCGCCGCTTCGGTGACGGCAGCGTGCGGGGCTGGCTGGACCGCTGGCACGACCTGCGGTCCGTCCTGCGCGGGGCCACGCTGGGCGCGGCTTTCCATTCGGTACGCGCCGTCGCGCCGGACGAGCTGCGCGACGCGGTGGCCGGCCTGCCCGCCGAGGTGCCACTGCACGTGCACCTCTCCGAGCAGCCGGCCGAGAACGCGGACTGCCTGGCCGCCACCGGCCTGACCCCGGCCGGGCTGCTGGCGTCGGTGGGTGCGCTGTCGCCGCGCACGACGGTGGTGCACGCGACGCACCTGACCGACGCGGACGTGGCCACGCTCGGGGCGGCCCGGGTGACCGTGTCGATGTGCCCGTCCACCGAGGGGGATCTCGGCGACGGGCTGGGCCGGGCCCGGGACCTGGCCGACGCCGGGGCCCGGATCACCATCGGCTCCGATCAGAACGTGACGGTGGACCCGTTCGAGGAGCTGCGCCTGCTGGAACGCGGCGCCCGGCTGGCGTCCGGGCGGCGCGGGGTGTTCAGCCCGGCCGAGCTGTGGGCGATCGGTGCCGCCGGGACCGGCCTCGTCGAGATCGATACCGGTTCGGTCCGGACGCTCGGCACCCACCCGGCGGAGTTGTTCATGAGCGCGACAGCCGCCGACGTCCGCACGGTGATCACCGATGGCGTGGTGCGCGGGCGGCCCGACCTCGATCGGGCGGCCCGGTTGTACTCCCGGATCGAGGCGAAGGTGACGGCGTGAGCGA
This window of the Actinoplanes oblitus genome carries:
- a CDS encoding formimidoylglutamate deiminase, which produces MRIFARRLVLPGAVRENVLLQDGAVHDATPGTRADLRLGTVVPAFANTHSHAFHRLLRGRTNAGGGDFWEWRQRMYAVAQSLDPDLMFEVALLVYGEMVAAGYASVCEFHYLHHTPSGRPYPRHEMELALAAAATEAGIRLTLLDTLYLHGGFGQPLHDHQRRFGDGSVRGWLDRWHDLRSVLRGATLGAAFHSVRAVAPDELRDAVAGLPAEVPLHVHLSEQPAENADCLAATGLTPAGLLASVGALSPRTTVVHATHLTDADVATLGAARVTVSMCPSTEGDLGDGLGRARDLADAGARITIGSDQNVTVDPFEELRLLERGARLASGRRGVFSPAELWAIGAAGTGLVEIDTGSVRTLGTHPAELFMSATAADVRTVITDGVVRGRPDLDRAARLYSRIEAKVTA